The sequence TTTAAATATAAGCACATTCACTCCTGCAGTACTTCTAGCGCAGAGATTGCACTTAAACACAGTCTGAGGTGTTAAGTCTCATGTATGATTTACCTGGCAGGCTTAGtagctttgactggacttaaccatccaggggtcctttaccttatacctTTACCTGGTACAGAGCAGAGGTCACACTCTTTTCGCAAAACAGAGGGTCAAAGGTGATTATGTCTAGAGATGCAGAACTGGCTAGGCTACTGTTCTTTAGTGGGTACTACAGTATAACTAAATTTTAGGGCAGGGATAGAAAATCCTCTGGCCCTTTGTGTATTGTTAGGACATGAAAGGTGATCACAAATGCTCTCTCACACCCGTGGGCTGTACATATCACTCTATTGCCACAGAGTTCTGCCACCTCTTTCTACTGCATGTGTAGACCAGGCCAAATATTTACAAAAAACATTCCCACCCCCTCTCAAGAGACCCTCTGCAGTCACTTTATGGTGCCCCATCTACACCCACCCAGGTCTTCTGCATAAACCTTGGGTTGTGATCCGACACCATTTCAAAGAGAAAGGATGCAGAACTTGGATGCCAGTGGCTCTTCGTTCCAAGGCAAGTGTGAAGACATCCCCAGGGGAGGAAGAAAATTGTACAAATCGGGCTCAGGGTGAAAGATCTCGGGTCCAGTTAAAGGCAGAGGGGCTTGTACATGttactggcttaaaatgcagctaggctGATCTTTCTCTCCCTCAATTTGGATCAAAGCTAGTTTGGCGGTAGATGCATCAAACCACAATTATTTCAGAACAAACAGCAGCATAGATGTGGAATGCAGCTAACGCCGTGTGTATACCACTTCTCAAACCCAGTGGTGAGAGCCCACCAGATGCAGAGGAGATGGGCATCTGTGCATTGGCACAGCCACAGTGGCTGAAGCCAACACAGAACTCAAGATTTCAAAGAGCAAGCTTTTAAGACATTCCGTAAGTGGCTCTTCTCTTCCAGAGTTGGAGCTTGGGAGCCTGAATTCCTAACTCCACTCCCGTCTTGCATGCGTGACTTCAGCTCCCTCAAGAAGAGAACAGCTGCTACTTGCGCTGAAGCAGACAGCAAGAAGTTTATTCAGGTGTCAAGACCACACTCGGATTTCAGCTCTTCCCGTTAGACACCCCCCTCCCAGCTTCCTCAACTGCAAGATGGACTGATCAGTGGCACACCTTGCCATTCACAGGGTTGCAGCCATGAAGAGGAAGATGGTTCAGGTTTGTTCCGTTAAGTTCCTGGGACTTAGGTGGAGTGCAATACCACCCCGCCCACCCATTGTCCTTACCTTCTCACCAGATGCAGCTGTTGATAAACTTGGCAGACTCCagcggcagaagcagcagctagTCTCTGCTGGGTCTAGGACTATTTACCCTGCTTGGCTTCTGCTGCACAGAGCGGACAAGAGTTCTGCTCCTAGCCAAAGTCCAGGAGGGCAAGAAGCCAGAGCCTTTGCCAATCAGCTTCCCAGTGGACGCAAAGGGGCAGGGACACAGCCCCAGCATTAACCCTTGATGCAGCTGCAAAGCAATCTGCCCGGTTAACCTCTACTCAGCTGAATTCCAGTAAAATCTCTCAGGAGCTGTGTACTGAGGAATCGGAGAAATCTTAGACTTAAAGGGCTGGGCTATGATGAAGAAGCTGATACAATGATACAAGAGTTGCATTTCCTTGAAACCCGTCCTCGCGGACCATGCTCGGGGTGGAACAAGACTATTtgttaaaaacaatttcatttATGTGATTACCACCCTTTTTCTTAAAAGCTGCCCGAGGCAGTGCACAACATAAAACATACAATAAAACTCTTGAGAAGGGAAAACAACCGGAGGGTGTGGTAAGAGGAGAGCTGGTACTGAAAAATCCTTCCATAGTTTAATCACGTCAGGGTAAATCAGATGCACATCTGaagtttatttaaagtattttgtatcccacctttccttaggGAAGTTCAAGTGTCCACCACGCTGCACCCACTGCAAACAGCATCTCAAGATCTGCTGCATCTGTGGCACACTCAGTGGTAAGTCATAGTCGCCTTGTTTATGGGACTGAGATAAGTTTGCATGCCCCCACTTGTTGACGTCTTTTGGACTTTAGTTTTTAAGAAAACAGGGTGGTGATCAATACAATTGCTACTCAAGAGTAGAATCGCTGAAGTCAGCAGCTGTgtctaacttaggttcattaatttcaatgggtcctgGCTGAACATAGCCTGTTATGTTCTGTGTAGCCTTTGGACTGGAGATGGCTGGGTGGCCCCTGTCCACTGCCATTTTGTGAACGAGCTATGAGTTGCATTTTATGGTATTgtttgtatactgccctgagaACTCTGGCAAGAGGGCTGTCTACCagtgaaatttataaaatattagtAGAAATGGAGGATCAAGAAGACAAATTAAGAGGTGTGGGGAAAGGAGACAACAGGGCAGAGAGATAGTCAAAGCTAGGGGGAAATATGGGAGAATCTTACGCTGAAAATGTTGcctataagaataaaagaaaattattataaattaatttggagatggtatttaacaccagtcagattaaaccaaataaacaagaaatatcggtgttatgttggaggggatgccaggaaacagggaattatgttcacatgtggtgggggtgtaaatatggcAGGAGGGCTGACTGAAAACAAAAGAACACCGCCAGCATCCAAGCATGCAGCGTGGAAAGCAGTGTAGCGATGAGCGTTAAGCATTTCCCGCTCGCATGAAAGCTGCTTCCATGTGTGGACATCCTTCAGCTGGGAATCCTAAGCAACTTGCAGGAAATGTCGGATGCTGCCACTTCTCTGCTTTAAAGTGGGACAGAGCCTCCTAAGTCCAAGGGGGAACCTGCCATTGAGACCATAAGGGGATGAGAAAGTATCCGAGCGCGCAGGATAAAGGAGTGCGTTGGAAGCTAGTATCCCATGCCTAAGCTCTGCCCCAAGTCTTGTGATCAATGGACTTGCTTGGAAGGAACGTAATGAAAAGGCATTGTTGATTCAAGAACTCCCATCACTACAGTTATGAAATCTACTTTTAAGAGGTCAGTGGGATTGAAGAGACTGAATAGTAACGCATCTCACAGAAAAAGTAGGAGGGGTATGAGATGTCAAGGACTTTGCTTTCCTTGGCCTTTTATAGAAGATTCTGTCTCCTGTGCGGCAAGGTTGgctagtggggagggggaagggaggctGGAACTTGAGGGGCTTAACCCCTCTTCTCattccattacacacacacaccgccccctAACAAGCAGGCTCTGCATGTTGAATCACAGTAGATTAGGACAAAACTAGCCGGAGAAGGGTTCCTTTGTTAAGGCATGAAAAGGACCTTCAGAGAAGGATTTAAAAACTAAAGAGGATGAGGAGGCCAGCCTGGGAGACATATTGGGCACTGAGCCAAACCTACACTGAAGTACTCAAGTCTCTGTAAGGTTGCCTGTTTGGATAAGGGGAGCCGGGATACCATCTTTGCTTCTCCTCCCCAAGATGGGCCTGGGCAGCAGATGCAGCCAGGACACACGCTGAGCTCCCTTTAGTGATTCATGCCAACACTCAACATGCGTTTAAACCATTCGTTTTTATTCCGTTCTTTCTAGCTTTGTCACAGCGAGAGGTAAAAGCTGGTCTGCACAACCCCTTCTCCACCTTTCATTGTGTGTATGTTGTGTTTCTCCTGAATCAatactggtttgtttttaattccccAGAGCCAGATACCACTACCACTCATTCAGCAGTGACACACACAGGCCAACATGCCTTTCAGTCGCTGGCTGGGCAAGGGCAGATCTCCCCTGCTGCTGCAAAAAAGCAGCCGCTGACCATTTAATAAGCGCTGGCAGACAAGGGATTTGCCATTTCTTTACTTGCGCCCCCACGCTGCTGGCTGCATGGAGCGAGGGAAGGGGGTCCAAGGAGGAAAGGGTGTCCATTTCAGGAGGTGGATGGCTGCAGCTGCCCTTTGTAAACGTACTCTAGGGCCGTGGCAATGGTGCGCATGTCCATTTCAATGCTACGTGCCCAGTTTTCCACGTCGCCAATCTCCTGCCAGAAAGAAGAAGTCACGGTCAAAACACTCATCTCTTTGCATCTCAAACGGCATGCACCCTGTTTCTCCACCTGCCCTCAATCTTACTCCCAGACACCCAGTTAGGGCAGGGAGATTTCGGGTGAGTTCAAAGCACACTGTACAGTTTGTGTTCTCTGATTTGGCCTAACTTCTCTGCAATCCTCCTTTGGTTCCTTCCTCTTTATGCAGCCTTTTTCTTTCTCCAAATTCCTCCTTGAAGCCCTCACTTTTCCCATAAAGCTTAACGCATTTGCCCAAGTTTATCCTTGTTGTCTCCTACACTACAGACAAAAAGACTGTGGTCTCACTGGGACAGAGACTCATCTCTCTTGCTTGTATTACTTTGCAAAATGCCATGTAAATTGACAGCACCGTATTAAGAATTATTCTTCACCGGCAACTTTCAATATTTCAATTGCTTGTGACTTTATTTCAATAGATGAAATGGCTAAGGTACAGAAGAAGAACTACATATATACTAGCAGTCTCTGCTAGGATCAGGCATGACCAGACATGCTAATACTTCCAATTAATGTCCCAGAACGTTATACTATTCTCTTTGAGAACAATTCCACAAGACACTACAGGTATATATTGTGGGTTTTTAAACAGCTATATATGGCAGCTTTAAATAAATTTCTGCATGCAACATTTAGGGTGGAAAACTGTACAGATACAAActtcacacatatatacaattttGTGGGGATAACGTATTCTGATTATTTTGTCTCTCTTGCCTAGTTGATAACATGGGCAGCCCCATGCCCAGCAGGTGGAGCTCTCCAACTGATTACTGTCAGGAGCACCTACAACTGGAAGCCGCACAAAGTGTGCTCCACTAGAATCCTATAATCAGGGAGTCTATATTGTTTCGGCACAAAAGCTGTGAATTGGAATATGCAGGCTCTTGGGTTTCCCCAACGTGTCTCACCCTCCTTAATTCCAGCCAGGTGTTTTCTCATTCTCTGCTTCCCCATGCATCCTTTCATGTTCTCCCTCGCGGGTATAGGCTCAATACACTGCGGCATCCCTCTCAGAcaatcaggaataactttctgacagcaagaggaatggactcccttggaaagtggtgggctctccttccttggaggtttttaagcagaggctggatggcccctTGTCATGGAGGCTTCAGAAacatagcattggaagggaccccaaggatcatctagtcaaagcacctgaaatgcaggaatgcgCAGTTGTCctgtatggggatcaaacctgcagccttggcgattatcagcaccacactctaaccaactgagccacttatttgagattcctgcattgcaggggattggaccagatgtcccttcaaactctgattctatgatcaccTACTGCCTCGGATGTCAGGGACAAACTGTGACTTCTCAGCAAGCAGCAATACTCAAGGGCTAATTTGTTATTACTTCAATTGTTCTGGCACACACCAAAGCCTGCCCCAATCCATTCTCCTTTATTGCCCACGAGCCCCTTTCTCTCCCTTGTTCTCTGCGCAAACCCAGCCATGCTTCCCCATCCCCAATCCTCACCTCCCATCACACATCAAGTCCTGTTGTTAACTTTTAGGCTAATCTTGAGGTTACTGTGCAAGATATGTGCCTCCCCCGTAGGAGCAGCTATCCCACCGACCTTCAGGGCCTGGTTGAAGTTTTCCACCATGCTGATCCACTGGCCGGTCTGTTTGGCAAACTGGGCAGCCTGGATCTGCAATGTCTTCACTTCGTGGTCGAGCTTCCTTTGGTTCACATAGGCCTGCGCCACCCTagagtgggagagggagagagagagaggctcagCGATTAATTAAGACAAgtaggggagggaaacagaggaTCTTTCTTTTTGCCAATCCCTCCATCGCTGCGTTTTCTGCTCGGCTCTTCGCCATTCCAAGTGGCTTCCCAGCTCGGAGCGAGCTAACCCCAGGGGCAGAGGCAGGCGCTGGGAGTCTGCAGCTGGGTAAGTTCCCAAGCTGTAGAGGATTTAAtggctcagcaacatctggcaatcATTATGCAGCACTGGGAACATCTGGAACCTATCATGGCCGAGGCAAAGGCAGGTGAAGGGCTGGGCAATGATTTTCCTCACCAAGGGAGAAGAATAAATCGCCCAAACAAGGGTGGGTAACAGGGAAGGGCAGGTCAGTTACCCCCACAAAACAGTAAGGGTGTGGCCAGAGTGGGGAGACTGCAGGCAGCCATGGTAGTTTCAAGATATGTTGCTGTGCTGCTGTTATAGGAAGAGATAACAGGATCTAAAGCACTTCAGATTCAATTGGGTCGATTGCGTGCGTTTCAGGGTGGCAAGCTTCCATGCTTCCAGAACACTTTCAGAAAACAATACAGATTTTCCCGCCTGAAGAATGGTTCTATGCAACTTGTAAGTTTGACAtccaaacttttttttgaaattacTGGCTCATGAGGCACTACCTGAACTACTTTGTATGCTCTAATAGCCAtatgtggggtggggaaatggatgGATGAGTAATACATCTAGTTAAAAACAGAACACTGGAGTGCCAACACCCCTCATCCTGCCGCGTTTCAGTTACAAGCCAAGAGAAATTGATTTATTGCCAAAAGTGGACATAAAACCCAGGCCTCTGTTGGAGCAGCAGAAGTCATTTTTGCCATAAGCGACTGGCATGGGATCGGGAAgtcacaagttgttgttgtttagtcgtgtccgactcttcgtgaccccatggaccagagcacgccaggcactcctgtcttccactgcctccgcagtttggtcaaactcatgttggtagcttcgagaacactgtccaaccatctcctcctctgccgtccccttctccttgtgccctccatctttcccaacatcagggtcttttccagggagtcttctcttctcatgaggtggccaaagtattggagcctcagcttcaggatctgtccttccagtgagcactcagggttgatttccttcagaatggagaggttggatcttcttgcagtccatgggactctcaagagtctcctccagcaccataattcaaaagcataaattcttcggcgatcagccttcttgatggtccagctctcacttccatacatcactactgggaaaaccatagcttgaactatacggacctttgttggcaaggtgatgtctctgctttttcagatgctgtctaggtttgtcataagTCACAAGTACAGTCCTTTATTTGGTTTTATCAATGTCAGTTTGATTTTGTGTTCTCCAAAATTCATACACAGGGTGCAATGTGGTTAACGGGAGGACCTTGCTCCACAGGACCAGCAAGATGCAAGTCGCTGTGTCCAGCCAGCACCTGTCTTGAAAATGAATGTCTCTTGCTTGGTAAGAGGTAAAAGAAAGTGAAGCGCCATGTCACTGTGGAAAGGCAGACAAATAAGCCCACCTTTGGGGAGCTGGAAGAGCTGTTGGAGCTCTCTTCTGCCATATAAATATCACCCTTGGAACGGAAACTGGGAGGGCAAGTTTGCCCGTCCTGATTACATACTGTTTTATGACAACTTTAACGAGGTAACTTGAGATATCCAAGTGAAGCAGATGAAACGGTTTTATACCCTGACTAGCTTAATAAGTAAACTGACTACATAAGAGTGCGAAGAACACTTGCTATAAAGGCGAAGGCAGCTTGAAAGAATAGGAGAAACACTCATGGAAACTTTTGGCTGCCGGTTTTGACTCATCCGGCCGTATGCTGTTTACGATGCCAGGTGCTGGGCTATTACTGTACTGTCTTTCccaggggagagaaggaagcacTTCGCCAACCCTATGGTCAGTGGCTGTTGGGTGCTTGGCAATCCCATGCAAGGGATTTTGACAGATGGGCAGGATAGCCCGGCCGTCAATCATGTGACTGTCAATAATAGTGTCATGTGACTGACAGCTGGGCAGCCCCGCCCAACTGTCAAGTTTGGACCCGTGAGGCTGATCCTAATAAGGATCTGGCCTATGGAACCAAAaatgtcccccacacctgccttagTTGGATGGAACAGGTTCCTGAATGATGCGCTATTTGTTCATGTAGTAGAAAAAACCCACCTAAATTGGCTTATATGAATTATATATATCCCTATTAATGCATTTAGTGTTTGACAGGAATTTCATCTACGCCATTCTCCGAGTAAGTCTTTAACATCCCTTCATGAAATGATGTTCTCATTTATTCCTGCCTAATGAAGTGGGTCAATTAAGTTTCAGTAGTTTTTAATGAATTATTTACTGCGTTCTGATCCAGTCCCTTCTTTAATCAAATAGGCGTTTATTTGAGATTCTGCTGCTTAATCTGAGGTATTCTTTTGAGAATACTTCCCTAGCCTTCAATGAACTATTGTAATCCACTAAGTTCCTGTCTTTAATGAACTAGGCAATTAATGAAGTCTTTTAATAGTCCTTgttaaatcattttaaaatgttccttcaGTGAGCTaattctttttgtattttgtaagggGATATATTTTCTGGGGGGGCGGAACTTCTGAATTAAGTTCATGTGTTCTCTTTTCTTACTCAACTGTATATATTTGGTTGAATTGTCACAATGACACACATATTTGGCAGAAGAGCTGGGTTAAATCTGGCATATGGGACAGCAATGATTCTTGTGCAAGTAGTGAATCAGTCGAAAATACGGACCAACGTTTGTTGATATTGTCCTAGTAAGAGGCTTGTCATCAAACACTTCATTGCACACATTTTCAACTTACAAATGCGAACAGTCTAACTCACCTGGTCAAACACATTTACAAAAGTCTCCTGTTATTCAACAAGATTTGCATCTTGTTACTAAGCTCTATAGTGAggaaatattttgtgtgtgtaataaagTGTGTTAATTATATTAAATACTTTTGGGGGAATTGAAGGAAGTGTTTGAAGATTAGATTGTAAGCTTGTGAGCAGGGGCTGGCTTGTTTTAATTGGTTGTATGTAAGCTGCTcctggagcctttttggctgaagagaggGGAACAAATACTCTAAATAAACACAGTAAGGAAAGCTAAGTGATAGTTAAAGAGTATTTAGATTCTTGTATGTGTCCGTGCTTCAATCAGGATAGGGCAGTAGGGTTGGACACATTTGCCTGGATCTAGAGCTTATATGAGCAGAATTCTACTTGTGTgatgctcctgctgctgcagaagTAGCCAACCCCACAGGCTGCATTTTAGCATCGGGAGTTGAACCCTGTCAAAAGGTGGGCTGAAACAGAATCCCCGTTTGAGGAGTACACTTTACTCTGGATACAATCACACTGAGGCTCTGGCTTTCCAAAAATAAGTAAGCTAATATTTATTGTTGGAAATACATGTGGAGATGCAATAAGCTATGCTTGTTCTTGCATCTCAAAAGAGAGTTCCAAGTATGTCTGCTCTCGTGAGGGAGGCAGAAAGATGGGAGAAAGGAAGTGAAGACATGAGGTCAGCAAGAATATTGGTCTAATGCTGACAGAAGATCAACAAAGGTCAGCACAAGGCGGCCAGTCTAGGACGCTTGGAGGCCCCCCCTCTCCTTTCCAATGCAGATACATTAATCACATTTGAGAATCAATTATGAGTTTTTTCTCGCCTGATATccctttgaaaaaaatattttccacagaGATGGGAATTATAACATTTCTTAGATGGAAGAAAATTAAGTCATTACATGAAAAGCTGGAGTGACAATTAAGAAACCTGTACCCACCAAAAATTAAGGATATAATGTATTATAAATGAAGGACGAGTTGATACAGGTTTAGTATTGTGGGATGTTTTTAAACAGGACCATTTTAGTATTTTAGCAGCTAGAAATGACAAGAGGAGGGAGCAGCTTGCTGTTTtcatcacagtacagtggtacctcaggttaagtacttaattcattctggaggtccgttcttaacctgaaactgttcttaacctgaagcaccactttaggtaatggggcctcccgctgccagagcacgatttctgttctcatcctgaagcaaagttcttaacccgaggtactatttctgagttagcggagtctgtaacctgaagcgtatgtaacctgaagtgtatgtaacccgaggtaccactgtattggaaaccaGGCAGAAATCTGGTCATACGATGGAGAATGAACCCTAACTTGGAAGAGCTGGATTCATGTACATATACAGGGCAGAAAAATCCTTTGCCTCCTTAAAACAAGAGATGTTTTGAAAAAGCTACCAAgcaaggaatgtttttagcatggCAACTGACAAAAGAACAACAGAAATGCACCATTCCATCTTTAATAAGCACAGAGCATGGAGAACTATATTTCTTCAAACTACAATTTACTGTATAAACACAATGTAGTTGAGTAtggaaaataatggaaaatatttGTATATCAATGGAAATTTCCTAGATTGAATTTCGAAGAAAGGATTACTCAAGCAATTACAGCTCAGGAGGTTATGTACGCATGTCGTGAAGCTGGGCGCCTTTAATTCTGCATTCTATCAAGCCCACATACAAATAGCAGCCCCTGTTATGGCCAAGCTTTCAAAATTACTGTATAACGaagggaattaccgtatttttgctctatgactcactttttccctcctaaaaagtaaggggaaatatgtgtgcgtcttatggagcgaatgcaggctgcgcagctatcccagaagccagaacagcaagaggtattgctgctttcactgcgcagcgatccctcttgctgttctggcttctgagattcagaatatctttttcttgttttcctcctccaaaaactaggtgcgtcttgtcgtctggtgcgtcttatagagcgaaaaatacagtactcctCAAAACTGAAAATCAAGCAAAGGTTGCCaatagaagggaagggaaagtacAGTAACTGCAAGCTTGGGGGGAAATGTCCCATCATCAACATCTCTAGAGTGATCACAGGTGGTTCTCTGTGAGGGGGCAAAGAACAGGACAAATGGTCTTGTCCGCATGCATTTTGCAAGGTGACAATGAAAATGGCAGCGTTGGGTTTTAACCTCACATTGCCTTCTAGCATCTGAACTGTGACAGACTCAAGAAGCTTGACTGGTCAAAGCAGAGATGTTGTTTCCCCACTATCCCACCAGCCCTGGAAGTCATCCAGCTGGAATCCAAGTAACTCTCCCAGGGCAGCTAAATACAGCAAGTGTTTGGGAACAGTGAAGTAATCCCTGCTTTAAAATAGCAGGCAAGAAGCAGGAAGGTGAACAGGAGGCATGCTTTCTGTGCAGAAGTAGTGACGCCTGAAAGCTTAATTCAGATTTGTTTAACACGTACGTTACTACTTCTTAATAGACCTTCTTTTCTGTGTTCCCCTCCAATCTACACTATGTGGCAATATCCTTGGGAAAGAGCAAAGCAAGGGTAGCCATGTGGTCTCTCCCATTCTAAACAATCAATACGGACTTAGCAATGCTGCCAAAAACCCCTAGGGAAGTGTGGGCCAGAAGAATGAAGCAGCAGAGACTTCTCATCAGCTAACCACAGAGCTGGATGGCGCCAATAGCAGAGATTGGACACCACTTGTCAAGGCGATAATAGGTCATGCTATAGAAATGCAGCAACTTCCACTTTTCATGGCAGTGAGAGGCAGGTCTGCAGCTTGGATAAGGCATAGGGTTAGTGGCCCTTCTGTCCACTGTTTATGaatattatttaatttaatagGGGAGAACAACTTTAAAACGCAACATGGACCACAAAGAGCTTAGCTGACCAAAATTAAGAAAGAATGCCCTTCTAATTAGCATGTTATACTTTGCTGACGTAAAAAGCTCTTGCCTTAGGGTGCTTTTCAGCCAT comes from Podarcis raffonei isolate rPodRaf1 chromosome 2, rPodRaf1.pri, whole genome shotgun sequence and encodes:
- the BLOC1S1 gene encoding biogenesis of lysosome-related organelles complex 1 subunit 1 isoform X2 is translated as MLSRLLREHQAKQGERKELQERRRREAIAAATCLTEALVDHLNIGVAQAYVNQRKLDHEVKTLQIQAAQFAKQTGQWISMVENFNQALKEIGDVENWARSIEMDMRTIATALEYVYKGQLQPSTS
- the BLOC1S1 gene encoding biogenesis of lysosome-related organelles complex 1 subunit 1 isoform X1 yields the protein MTRKRSEEDSLPVWLLRSHALPLAEGAPGEAGREERAARVAQAYVNQRKLDHEVKTLQIQAAQFAKQTGQWISMVENFNQALKEIGDVENWARSIEMDMRTIATALEYVYKGQLQPSTS